The genomic stretch CCACCGCGCACCGTTCCACCGGAGGACGCCGCGACGATCCGCGGGTGCGCCGTCGCCACGCCCCAGGTGCCGACGTCCTCGGGCTCGTCGGCGACCGGCCAGGCCAGGTCACCGTGGAAGATGTGCCCGCCGGGCATGGCCAGCGACTCCTCCACGTCGAGGGGTGACGCGGCCTGCAGGCACGGCTCCCCGTGCGCGTCGCGGGCCAGGCAGTCCAGGAGGGGCTCCTCGAGGTGCGCGTCGAGCTGGGCGACCACCCGCCGTACCGCCTCCCGCCGCGTGCCGACCGGGTCGTCGCGGTACAGCTCGGCCGGGGTGTGCAGGCCGAACAGGGTCAGCGTGTGGTGGCCGGTCGCCGCCTCCCGCGGGCCGAGGATCGACGGGTCGCTCAGCGAGTGGCAGTAGACCTCGAACGGGATGACGTCGGGCAGCCGGCCGGCCGCCGCTTGGGCGTACGCGGCGTCGAGCTGGGCGGCGGCCTCGTCGAGGTGGAAGGTGCCGGCGAACGCGGTGGCCGGATCCGCGCCGGAGCGCAGCCGCGGCAGCCGCGCCAGCACCATGTTGACCTTGAGTTGGGAGCCCGACGGGCGGCGGCCCGGGTCGGCGCCGGTGAGCTCGGCGAGCACGGTGGGTGCGGCCCCGCCGACCACGTGCCCCGCGTCGACGGCCCTCGTCCGCCCGTCGTCGTCGGTCCAGTGCACCGTGACACCGTCGTCCCTCGGCTCCAGGGCCGTGACCGTCGCCCGGGTGGCCAGCTCGGCGCCGGCCCGGCGGGCGGCCGCGGCGATCGCGCCGGTGACCGCGCCCATGCCGCCGACGGGCACCCGCCAGCGGCCGGTTCCGTTGCCGATCAGGTGGTAGAGGAAGCAGCGCCCGGCCAGGCCGTCGTCGGCGTGCAGGTCGGCGAAGGTGCCGATCAGGCCGTCGGTCAGGGCGACGCCACGGACGAGGTCGTCGGAGAGGTGGTCGCCGACCACGTCGGCCAGCGGGCGCTCCCGCAGGTCGTGCCAGAGCTCGGGGTCGCGGACCCGGCCGGCCAGCTCGTCGGGGGAGAGCAGCGGCTCGGTGAGCGTGGGCGCCAGGTCTTCCGCCAGCGTGGCCAGCCGCCCGTAGAACCGTTGCCAGCGGGCGAACTCGTCGTCGGAGCCGGTCAGCTGCCGGAAGGACGTCGCCGTCGCCGGCCCCTCGTCCCGCTCGACCAGCAACCCGGCCGGGCGGCCGTCCCGGACGGTCGCGGTGTACGAGGCGACCACCCGGTCGACCAGACGCAGGTCGAGGCCGAGGTCCTCGATGATGCGGTCCGGCAGCAGGCTGACGAGGTAGGAGTACGCCGACAGCCGGACGTCGACGCCCTCGAACACCTGGCTGCTGATGGCCGCGCCGCCCACGTGGGGGAGTCGCTCCAGGACGAGCACGGACCTCCCGGCTCGAGCCAGGTACGCGGCGGCGACCAGTCCGTTGTGGCCGGCGCCGACCACGACGACGTCATACCTGCTCCGGCTCCCGGCGCTCTCGATCACGGCCGGACCGTATCCCTCCGGCGACGTGGCCGATCAGCCGTCGTCCTCCGTGTCGTCGCCCTCCGTGCCGTCGCCTCCGTCGCCCGGCGTGCCGGTCTCCTCGCAGCTCGCGTCCTGGGGGTTCGACGCCTCCTGCCCCTGCTCGTCGCAGTTGGTCTCGCCGCGGTCGAGGTTCGTGTTGTCCCCGCAGGCGACCAGGGAACCGGCGAGTGCGAGCACCAGGAGGGGCCTCTTCAGATCCATGCCCCCGTACTGCGCCGTGGGGGCGGCCATGAAACGGGGCGGGTGTGACTCGTGTAACCGGTGAGGCGGGAAAGCCCTGCTCGCGACCCGCTGAACTCGGAATCCGACAAAACCACAGCCATGTCATTGTCACGAGCCGGTCACGACCCTTACGGTCTGTATGTCCGTCGGGGCGCTGAGTCACTGGCCCTGGAGCGCTGGACAGCCCCCGCACGACACCGATGAACGGAGCGCCGCCGCACCATGGCGACCCCCCTCGCGCGCGCCTCGCGCACCTCTTCCCGCCGTCCGGCCCGCCACCTCGTCGTGCGGCGGACGGTGCTGGCCGTCGCCGGCGTCGTCGGGGTCCTCTTCTCGACCGTGCCGGCGCAGGCCGCGCCGTCGAACTCGGCCGAGGCCGCCGCACTGGTGGCGGCCAAGGGGCACGACCTCGAGGTGATCACCGAGCGTTTCAACGAGGCGCGGGAGGCGCTGAAGAGCCAGCTCGCGATCGCCGAGGCGGCCCGCGGTGAGCTCGACCGGGCGACCGCCGAACTCGCGACGGCCCAGCAGCGCGTGCGAGGTCTGGCGCGCAGTGCCTACACCGGTGAAGGGCTCGGGGCCTTCCAGGCGATGCTGACCAGTGACTCCGCCGACGCCTTCGTCGACCGCATGGCCACGCTGCAGCTCGTCGCCGGCCACCAGAACGAGATCCTCGACGACGCGGCCGCGGCGAGTGCCACTGCGGCGCAGGCGCACGCCACCGCGCACCGTGCGGCCTCGGAGGCGCAGGAGCAGTACGACGCCGTCACCGCCCAGCAGGCCGCCCTCGAGGCGGAGGTCGCGGCGTACAAGGAGGCGTTCACCCAGCTGAGCGCCCAGGAGCAGCAGGCCGCGATCTCCGCGCACCACGGCGAGGAGCGCGCCAGCCGCTCCGAGGAGCGCGAGCCGGTCGAGTCCACGGGCCCGATCCTGGCCGGCAGCTCGGCCGCCCAGATCGCGATCGACACCGCGATGGCGCAGCAGGGCAAGCCCTACGTCTGGGCGGCCGACGGCCCCGGCTCGTTCGACTGCTCGGGGCTCACGCAGTACGCCTTCGCCGCCGCCGGTGTCTCGCTGCCCCACTCCAGCCGCATGCAGTCGCAGATGGGCCAGCCGGTCTCCCGCGACCAGCTCCAGCCCGGCGACCTGGTCTTCTTCTACAGCCCGGTCAGCCACGTGGGCATCTACATCGGCAACGGCCAGATGGTGCACGCGCCGACCTCCGGCGACGTCGTCAAGGTGGCCCCGCTGATGAGCGGCTACAGCGGTGCCCGCCGCATCGCCGGCTGACGTACCCCGCGGGTGCGCTTACTGCGCATTCCGAGGCCGGGAATGGGCATCCAGCGCACATCGTCGGGAGCTGCTGCCGATCTCACACCGGGGCCGGGCCTACCTCGGTTGATCGCTCGGGGAGGATCGGGAGCGTGACTCCCCGTACCGCCGCGCCCCTGTTCCGCATCGTCGCCGTCGCCGAGGCGCTCTCCTGGCTCGGGCTGCTCATCGGCATGTACGTCAAGTACGTGCCCCAGACCACGGAGCTCGGCGTCAAGATCTTCGGCCCCATCCACGGCGGCGTCTTCGTCGCGTACGTGGTGGTCGCCCTGATCGCGTCCCGGGTGCTCCGCTGGACGGCGGGCACGACGCTGCTCGCGCTGGCGGCCTCGATCCCGCCGCTGGCCACCGTCTGGTTCGAGCGCTGGGCGAGCCGGAGCGGCCGGCTGCCCGAGGACGACGCGGTTCCCGCCTGACCTGCGGAGCCGGAGCGCCCCTCGCTACGGTCGCCGGCATGCCGGAACCCGTTCTCCCGACCACCGCCCGCGTCCTCCTCGCGCGCACCGCCCGTGCCCAGCGCGACGGGCGTGCGCCCAGCCTGGTCGCCGGCGTGGTCCGGGACGGCGGCCTGGCGTGGTCGACCGGCCGGGGCGAGGTGCCCGAGCCGCACACCGACGTCCAGTACCGGCTGGGGTCGATCAGCAAGACGGTGACCGCGGTCGTCGTGATGCGACTGCGCGACGAGGGTCGGCTGCACCTGGACGACCCGCTCGACCGCCACCTGCCGGGCACGCCTCTGGGCGACCGCACGATCGGCCAGCTGCTCTCCCACCTCGCCGGCGCCTCGGCCGAGAGCCCGGGCGGCTGGTGGGAGCGGACGCCGGGGGGCGAGCTCGCGGACCTGCGGCTCGGGACGGACGACGTCGTCCTGGGAGCAGCCCGGCGGTTCCACTACTCCAATCTCGGCTACGGCCTGCTCGGCGAGCTCGTCGCCCGCATGCGTGGGACCACGTGGGAGGACGCGGTCACCACCGAGGTGCTCGCGCCGCTCGGCATGGACCGCACCACGCCCCGGCCGGTGGCCCCTTCGGCGACGGGCACGGCGGTGCATCCCTGGGCCGACGTCGTCCTCCCCGAGCCCGAGCACCACGCCGGGGTGATGGCCGCGGCCGGTCAGCTCTGGGCCACCCTCGACGACCTCGCCCGCTTCGCCGCCTTCCTGATCGGCGACACCGGGGACGTGCTCGATCCCGGCACGCTGGAGG from Blastococcus sp. PRF04-17 encodes the following:
- a CDS encoding DUF3817 domain-containing protein, with protein sequence MTPRTAAPLFRIVAVAEALSWLGLLIGMYVKYVPQTTELGVKIFGPIHGGVFVAYVVVALIASRVLRWTAGTTLLALAASIPPLATVWFERWASRSGRLPEDDAVPA
- a CDS encoding serine hydrolase domain-containing protein, giving the protein MPEPVLPTTARVLLARTARAQRDGRAPSLVAGVVRDGGLAWSTGRGEVPEPHTDVQYRLGSISKTVTAVVVMRLRDEGRLHLDDPLDRHLPGTPLGDRTIGQLLSHLAGASAESPGGWWERTPGGELADLRLGTDDVVLGAARRFHYSNLGYGLLGELVARMRGTTWEDAVTTEVLAPLGMDRTTPRPVAPSATGTAVHPWADVVLPEPEHHAGVMAAAGQLWATLDDLARFAAFLIGDTGDVLDPGTLEEMTVPGGVDASVPGWSAYGLGLQVLRVDERTLVGHGGSMPGFLAGVFVDRDEQAGAVSLANTTSGLEAVVFGLLADLRGAEPRVVDPWTPSAAAVPLDVLGIWFWGPAPYALRSVAGGLLHLGPLPGRGGRASRFAARDDGTWVGLDGYYAGETLRIAGDHLDLGTFVFTRTPYDPEAPVPGGVDQRGWR
- a CDS encoding phytoene desaturase family protein yields the protein MIESAGSRSRYDVVVVGAGHNGLVAAAYLARAGRSVLVLERLPHVGGAAISSQVFEGVDVRLSAYSYLVSLLPDRIIEDLGLDLRLVDRVVASYTATVRDGRPAGLLVERDEGPATATSFRQLTGSDDEFARWQRFYGRLATLAEDLAPTLTEPLLSPDELAGRVRDPELWHDLRERPLADVVGDHLSDDLVRGVALTDGLIGTFADLHADDGLAGRCFLYHLIGNGTGRWRVPVGGMGAVTGAIAAAARRAGAELATRATVTALEPRDDGVTVHWTDDDGRTRAVDAGHVVGGAAPTVLAELTGADPGRRPSGSQLKVNMVLARLPRLRSGADPATAFAGTFHLDEAAAQLDAAYAQAAAGRLPDVIPFEVYCHSLSDPSILGPREAATGHHTLTLFGLHTPAELYRDDPVGTRREAVRRVVAQLDAHLEEPLLDCLARDAHGEPCLQAASPLDVEESLAMPGGHIFHGDLAWPVADEPEDVGTWGVATAHPRIVAASSGGTVRGGAVSGLGGYAAARHLLDPR
- a CDS encoding C40 family peptidase; translation: MATPLARASRTSSRRPARHLVVRRTVLAVAGVVGVLFSTVPAQAAPSNSAEAAALVAAKGHDLEVITERFNEAREALKSQLAIAEAARGELDRATAELATAQQRVRGLARSAYTGEGLGAFQAMLTSDSADAFVDRMATLQLVAGHQNEILDDAAAASATAAQAHATAHRAASEAQEQYDAVTAQQAALEAEVAAYKEAFTQLSAQEQQAAISAHHGEERASRSEEREPVESTGPILAGSSAAQIAIDTAMAQQGKPYVWAADGPGSFDCSGLTQYAFAAAGVSLPHSSRMQSQMGQPVSRDQLQPGDLVFFYSPVSHVGIYIGNGQMVHAPTSGDVVKVAPLMSGYSGARRIAG